GGATGAAGCCGTCGCCGTGGAACAGTCCACGGCGCACGGTGAGGTACTCGCTGAGCGGCTCGCCCGCCGCCGGCAGCCGGCGGGGCATCACGAACTCGGCACGCGGGGTGCGGTTCACCAGCCGACTCGCCACGATCGGCATCCGGACCCGGGCGCTGCGCGCCAGGTCGAGCTGGATCGCGAGCTTCTCGGGAAGCCACTCGTCGTCGTCGTCGAGCAGCGCCGTGAAGGGGGCCCGGGCTTCGCGGACGCCGATGTTGCGGGCGTTCGGCGCTCCGCCGGACTTCGGCAGGGCGACCACCCGCAGCCGGGCGTCGCCGATCGCCGCGAGCGTGTCGCAGGTCGCGTCGTCCGGCCCGTCGACGACGACGATGACCTCAATGTCGTCCAGGGTCTGCGCCAGCACGCTCCGGACCGCCCGGGTCACCAGCACCGGTCGGTTACGGGTGGGAATCACCACGCTGACGCTAGGTGTAGAGGACATGAAGACCCGCTAACTCAGACATGTTGACGAGGGGTGTGTTTCGTGGCGCGATCCGGCGCTACCGGCGAAAACAGTATTGGCTGGGCGCGGTACGCGGGTTAATTCGCAGCGGCGAATGCACGTACATTCGAAAGGCAGGAGCCTGCCGTACGGTGTCCCGCACAGGGACCGACGAACCGCCGCTGAGCTGGGACACCTGTGCCCGGAGTTCGTAATCGGATGATTGCCGTACACTCGCCGAGGATTCGATCGGGGCCCGAGGAATCGAATTGGTGAATTCGAGGAATCGGGCAGGTGAATTTGCGGCGAATGGAGGACAGCGACCAATGGAGACGCCGGATGTCAGCGTGGTGGTGCCGGTCTACAACACCATGCCGTACCTGACCCGGTGCCTGACCTCGCTGGTGGAGCAGACCATCGGAACGGCCCGGATGCAGATCATCGCGGTGGACGACGGCTCGACCGATCGCAGCGGCCGGGAACTGGACCGCTTCGCGGCGCGTTACCCGGACCTGTTCACCGTCGTGCACCAGGCCAACTCGGGTGGCCCGGCCGGCCCGTGCAACCGGGCGCTGGACCTCGCCACCGGCCGGTACGTCTTCTTCGTCGGCTCCGACGACCACCTCGGCCCCCAGGCGCTGCACCGACTGGTCGACGCCGCCGACTCGTACGGCTCGGACGTGGTGCTGGGCAAGGTGGTCGGCGTCAACAGCCGGCACATCTACCAGGACATCTTCGCCCGCAACGAGGTGGAGATCAGCCTCTTCGACTCTCCGCTGCCGCGCTCGCTGGCCAACACCAAGCTGTTCCGGCGGGACATGCTGGAGCGGTACCGCATCCGCTATCCGGAGGACCTGCCGATCGGCAGCGACCTGCCGTTCACCCTGGAGGCCTGCTACCGGGCCCGGCGGATCTCGGTGCTCGCCGACTACGACTTCTACTTCGCCGTACGGCGGTTCAGCGCCACCAACATCACCTACCTCAGCCGGCACGCGCGGCGGCTACGGACCGTCGAGGCCAACGTGGCGTTCGTCGCCGGGCTGATCGAGCCCGGCAAGCAGCGGGACGCGGTGCTGGCGTACCGGTTCGACCACGAGATCGCGGGGCTCGTCGAGGACGACCTCCTCCAGCTCGACCGGGCCACCCAGCAACTCGTGCACGACGGACTCGGTCGGCTGGTGGCCGAGCACCTCAGCGACGACATCGCCGACCGGCTGGGCCCGGAGACCCGGATCCGACTGGCGCTGACCCGGGACGGCACCCTCGACGACCTGCTCGCGGTGATCCGGCAGGACGCCGAGGGCGGCGTGCCCGCCACTGTGGTCGAGGGGTCCCGCCGGTACGCGGCGTACCCGGGATTCCGCGATCCCGAGCGGCACCTGCCGGACGCCTGTTTCGACGTCACCACGGTGCCGGACTGGGCGGCCAAGCTCGACGCCACCGGCCTGGCGTGGGAGGACGACGACCGGGGCGAGCGGGTGCTGACCGTCACCGCGCACACGCCGGTACCGCAGCTCGCGGCCCTCGGCGCCGAGACGTTGACGGTGAGCGCGGAGGAGATCCCGGCCGATACCCGGATCATCGCCACGGGTACGGCCGGCACCACCGTACGGATCAGGTTCAGCGCGGCGGATCTGCTCGCCGGCAGCGACCCGACCGGGCAGCGCCGGATCGTCTCCGCGCAGCTGGGGACGTTCGATCCGGACCGCGCCCTGGGTGCGGCGAGCGCCAACGGCGCGGCCGGTTCCGCCGCACTCCGCGCGCCCCGGCTGGACGGTACGGTGCCGCTGGTACGTCGACGCGGCGCCCGGCTCTACGTGATCACACCGACCCGGGACAGCTCCGGTCGACTCATGATCTCCGTAGTGCCGGTCACCCCGGACCGGGTCACCGCCCGGCTGCGCCAGTTGATCCGCCGCCGCTGACGAACGCGGGGCTCGGGTACGGGCGGCCGGCAAGGGCTCAGGTGCGCGTCGCCAACCCGTCGAGCAGGTACGTCAGTCCCTGCCGGAAGGTGACCTCCCAGTCCCGGTCGTCCAGGTGTCCGGTGTCGACGAGCGTGGGATACCGGTCCTGTTGGGCGGCAAGGTGTTCCCGGGCGGCCTCGCGGGGCGGCTGCGGGGAGTCGGGGCGCTGCCACGACGCCAACGTGACGGCGGACCCGATCACGTAATTGGCCAGGGCGTACGTGGCCGCCCCGAGGTCCGGCTCGACCAGCCCGGACCGCCGGAGCGCCGACTGGAGGAACTCCGTCCGGGTCAGCACGTTCGGACCGAGCATCGGTCGGCCGAGCAGCGCCGCCGACCACGGGTGGCGCAGCATCGCCGCCCGCCAGCCGAGCAGCAGACCCTCGACGTCGACCCGCCAGTCCCGACCCGCCCCGGCCTCGTCGTCCAGCCCGGCCTCGCTGTCCAGCCCAGCCTCGTCGTCCCGCCGGTCGGGTAGCTGTACCTCGCCGAAGATGTGGTCCAGGGCCAGGTCGACGACGTCGTCCTTGGTGGCCACATGCCAGTAGAGCGTGGTGGAACCGGCGTCGAGATGCTCGGCCAGCCGCCGCATGGTCAGCCCGCCGACGCCGCCCTGGTCCAGCAGTTCCACCGCCGCCGCGACGATCCGGTCCCGGCTCAGCGGAGGTCCGCTCCGGGACGGCCGTTGGGGTCGCAGCCACACACCCGTCATGCCCGGAGTCTAGTATGACGATCGATCACTAGAACGTTGTTCTAGTATCTAGACCGTCGGTCCAGAGTTCCGGACACCTCGCTGGAGGAGCCGTGGCGCACATCGAGATCAGGCACCTCGGCTACCGGCTGCCCGACGGGCGCCCGCTGCTCGACGACGTCTCCTTTCGGGTCGGGGACGGCGTCACCGCCGCGCTGGTCGGCCCCAACGGCGCGGGCAAGACCACGCTGCTGCGCCTGGTCGCCGGGGACCTGACCCCGACCACCGGAGAGATAGTCAGCTCGGGTGGCCTCGGCGTGATGCGTCAGTTCATCGGCTCGATCCGCGACCACCGCACCGTGCACGAACTGCTGCTCTCGGTGGCACCCGACCGGATCCGGCAGGCCGCCGACAGACTGCGCCAGGCCGAACGGGCGCTGGCCGAGCACGACGACGAGCCGACCCAACTCCGCTACGCGCACGCCGTCACCGAGTACGTCGAGGCGGGCGGCTACGACCTCGAAGTCGTCTGGGACGCGGTGACCACGGCCGCCCTGGGCCTGCCGTACGAGCGGGCCGGCAGCCGGGACGTCAACACCCTCTCCGGCGGAGAGCAGAAACGCCTCGTCCTGGAGGCCCTGCTACGCGGTCCGGACCAACTGCTGCTGCTCGACGAGCCGGACAACTACCTCGACGTACCGGGCAAGCAGTGGCTGGAGCGACAACTTCGGGCGAGCACCAAGACGGTGCTGCTGGTCTCGCACGACCGGCAACTGCTCGCCGAGGCGGCCGACCGGATCGTCACCGTCGAGGACCGGCAGGTCTGGGTGCACGGTGGCGGGTTCGCCAGCTATCCCGCAGCACGGCGGGATCGGATCGACCGGCTCGACGACCGGCGCCGACGATGGGAGGACGAACACGCCCGGCTCCGGCACCTGGTGCACACCGCCCGGCAGGGCGCCGCCCACAACGACGCGCTCGCCTCGGCGTACCGGGCGGCGCGCAGTCGTCTGGCCCGGTTCACCGACGCCGGACCACCGACCCGGCCGCCGAAGGAGCAGAACGTGCGGATCCGGCTGCGCGGTGGGCGTACCGGAAAACAGGCCCTGCTCTGCCAGCAGCTCGAACTGACCGGCCTGATGCGACCGTTCGACCTGGAAATCTGGTACGGCGAACGGGTCGCGGTGCTCGGCTCCAACGGCTCCGGCAAGTCACAGTTTCTCAGGTTGCTGGCCGGAGCCGGTGACGTCGGTCCGCCGGGCGGCCACCCGGTTGGCCACACCGGCACGGTGCGGCTCGGTGCCCGCGTCGTACCCGGATTCTTCGCCCAGACCCACGCCCGACCCGACCTGTACGGACGCACCCCCGCCGACATCCTGATGACCGGGTACGCGCTGCTCCGCAACGACGCCATGGCGGCGCTGGCCCGGTACGAGATCGCGCCCGCCTGGAACCAGCCGTTCCAGACCCTCTCCGGCGGGGAACAGGCCCGGTTGCAGATCCTGCTGCTCGAACTCGCCGGTGCCACCCTGCTGCTGCTCGACGAGCCGACCGACAATCTCGACCTGGCCAGCGCCGAGGCCCTGGAACACGGTCTGGCCGAGTTCGCCGGCACCGTCGTCACGGTCACCCACGACCGCTGGTTCGCCGCGCACACCGACCGCTATCTGCTGTTCGGGGCGGACGGGCAGGTCCAGGAGACCGACGAGCCGGTCTGGACGCAGGGTCGGGTCGACCGACCCCGCTGACCGCCGTCGGTGGGCGGGAACGAGCTGACCGGGCTACGGCACGTCGTAGGCGAGCAGCGGGGTGTTGTCGTACCGAACGAGTTCCAGCCGGAGCAGTTCGGACCGGGTGAACCGGGTTACCCCGGTGAAGGTGACGTCGTCGCCGGGTGCGGCCACCCACGAGCCGACCTGCTCCATCGCGCCGTCCGGGCCGTACGCGATCAGCCGGAAGGTGTACGCCTTCGTGTAGTCCGCCGTCTTCTTGTAGAGGCACTTCATCGTCACCTGGGTGCCCGACCTCGTGCCGTTGAAGCCGATCTCGGCACTTACCGGCACGGCGCCCCGGACCGGTTGCATGGCGGCCATCCGCACCTCGACGCCGCTTCCGCCACCGTCGCCCAGCGGAAGCCAGTTCACGCCCAGCCCGACGGCGACGGCCAGGCAGGCGGCGGCCAGCGTCACGGCGGCGAGCCGGATCCGGCCGACCCGACGGTCCCGGCGTCGTACGGCCACCGCCGATTCGACCAGTTTCGGCACCCGGGACTCGGCGGGCGGCGGTGCGGAGATCCACTCCAGTCCGGCCGGATCGAGCCGCCCCAGCAGCCCCGGCAGTACGGCGATCTCGGCGACCGCCTCCCGGCAGGCCGGACAGCCGGCCAGGTGCCGTTCGTACGCGGTCCGCTCGGCGGGGGACAGGGCGCCCAGCACGTACGCGCCATCATCGTGGGCGTACTCGCAGCGCATCACCCGGTCACCCCCATTTCCGCCAACACCAGGCGCAACGATCGCAACGCGTAGTGCGTACGCGACTTCACCGTTCCCGGCGGCACCCCCAGCCGGGCGGCCGCCTCGGCCACCGACCTGCCCTGGTAGAAGCACTCCACCAGCACCTCGCGGTGCGGCGGCGACAGCCGGTGCAGCGCCTCCGCGACCGTCCAGGCCTCCACCGCG
The nucleotide sequence above comes from Plantactinospora soyae. Encoded proteins:
- a CDS encoding glycosyltransferase family 2 protein, which produces METPDVSVVVPVYNTMPYLTRCLTSLVEQTIGTARMQIIAVDDGSTDRSGRELDRFAARYPDLFTVVHQANSGGPAGPCNRALDLATGRYVFFVGSDDHLGPQALHRLVDAADSYGSDVVLGKVVGVNSRHIYQDIFARNEVEISLFDSPLPRSLANTKLFRRDMLERYRIRYPEDLPIGSDLPFTLEACYRARRISVLADYDFYFAVRRFSATNITYLSRHARRLRTVEANVAFVAGLIEPGKQRDAVLAYRFDHEIAGLVEDDLLQLDRATQQLVHDGLGRLVAEHLSDDIADRLGPETRIRLALTRDGTLDDLLAVIRQDAEGGVPATVVEGSRRYAAYPGFRDPERHLPDACFDVTTVPDWAAKLDATGLAWEDDDRGERVLTVTAHTPVPQLAALGAETLTVSAEEIPADTRIIATGTAGTTVRIRFSAADLLAGSDPTGQRRIVSAQLGTFDPDRALGAASANGAAGSAALRAPRLDGTVPLVRRRGARLYVITPTRDSSGRLMISVVPVTPDRVTARLRQLIRRR
- a CDS encoding TetR/AcrR family transcriptional regulator codes for the protein MTGVWLRPQRPSRSGPPLSRDRIVAAAVELLDQGGVGGLTMRRLAEHLDAGSTTLYWHVATKDDVVDLALDHIFGEVQLPDRRDDEAGLDSEAGLDDEAGAGRDWRVDVEGLLLGWRAAMLRHPWSAALLGRPMLGPNVLTRTEFLQSALRRSGLVEPDLGAATYALANYVIGSAVTLASWQRPDSPQPPREAAREHLAAQQDRYPTLVDTGHLDDRDWEVTFRQGLTYLLDGLATRT
- a CDS encoding ABC-F family ATP-binding cassette domain-containing protein — protein: MAHIEIRHLGYRLPDGRPLLDDVSFRVGDGVTAALVGPNGAGKTTLLRLVAGDLTPTTGEIVSSGGLGVMRQFIGSIRDHRTVHELLLSVAPDRIRQAADRLRQAERALAEHDDEPTQLRYAHAVTEYVEAGGYDLEVVWDAVTTAALGLPYERAGSRDVNTLSGGEQKRLVLEALLRGPDQLLLLDEPDNYLDVPGKQWLERQLRASTKTVLLVSHDRQLLAEAADRIVTVEDRQVWVHGGGFASYPAARRDRIDRLDDRRRRWEDEHARLRHLVHTARQGAAHNDALASAYRAARSRLARFTDAGPPTRPPKEQNVRIRLRGGRTGKQALLCQQLELTGLMRPFDLEIWYGERVAVLGSNGSGKSQFLRLLAGAGDVGPPGGHPVGHTGTVRLGARVVPGFFAQTHARPDLYGRTPADILMTGYALLRNDAMAALARYEIAPAWNQPFQTLSGGEQARLQILLLELAGATLLLLDEPTDNLDLASAEALEHGLAEFAGTVVTVTHDRWFAAHTDRYLLFGADGQVQETDEPVWTQGRVDRPR
- a CDS encoding anti-sigma factor family protein, which gives rise to MMRCEYAHDDGAYVLGALSPAERTAYERHLAGCPACREAVAEIAVLPGLLGRLDPAGLEWISAPPPAESRVPKLVESAVAVRRRDRRVGRIRLAAVTLAAACLAVAVGLGVNWLPLGDGGGSGVEVRMAAMQPVRGAVPVSAEIGFNGTRSGTQVTMKCLYKKTADYTKAYTFRLIAYGPDGAMEQVGSWVAAPGDDVTFTGVTRFTRSELLRLELVRYDNTPLLAYDVP